TGATCCCGGCAACCGCTGTCGGCAAGGCAAAAGGCAGGTCCATCAGGGCATCCATGATGCTTTTGCCGGGGAATTCGTAACGCACCAGAACCCAGGCCAGGAGCAGGCCGACCACCCCATTGAACAATGAGGCTATAAACGCGGCCCACAGAGTCACTTTGTAGGACGCCATCACACGCTCATCGGTAACCACCGCCCAGAACTCGCCCAGGCTCATGTCGGCTGTCTGCATGACCAGACCGGTCAGTGGCAACAACAATACGATGCTGATGAACAGCAACGACATGCCCATGCTCAAGGCAAACCCCGGCAAGACACGTTTGCCGGGGCTACCGAGTCCTGCCAGCTTGCGGCTGACGACTGATTGACTCATTGGACGGGGTTATCCTGTTCAGCGACGCTGCAATTGATCCAGTTTGGCGCCATTGGCAAAATGCTCTTCCATTGCAGTCGGCCAGTCGCCCGCAATCTCTTCGATAGGCAACAGCTGCAACTCGGGAAAGCGCTCGGCAAACTCGGCCTGTACGGTTTCATTGTGAACCCGATAGTTAAACCCAGCCAGCAAGCGCTGGGAGTCTTCACTGTAGAGATACTCAAGGTAAGTCTTGGCCAGTTCTTCATTGCCATTGCGTTCAACGTTGCTGTCTATCCAGGTAACCGGAAATTCAGCCAGGAAACTGACCTTGGGCACCACTACCTGGAAACCATGTTCCGGGTGGGTATCTGCAATATTGTTCACCTCTGACTCAAAAGTCAGCAACACATCGCCAATACCGCGCTCGACGAAGGTAGTGGTAGCGCCCCGACCGCCGGTATCGAATACCGCGACGTTACCCAGCATGGTGCGCAGGAAGTTGTCGATCTTTTCCTGGTCGTCACCGAAAGTCTGCTGCGCATAACCCAGCGCTGCCAGATAGGTATAGCGCCCATTCCCGGAAGTCTTTGGATTGGGCAGCACGGAGCTGACATCTTCACGCGCCAGATCATCCCAGTTCTGGATATTCTTCGGGTTACCTTCGCGAACCATGAAGGCCATGGTCGAGTAGTAAGGAGAGCTGGCATTCGGCAGACGTTCACGCCAGTCAGCCGGAATAAGATTCCCGCGCTCGTGCAAGATATCGACATCAGTTACCTGATTGTATGTGACGATGTCGGCACGCAACCCCTGGATAATTGCCTGTGCCTGACGCGAAGAACCACCATGTGACTGGCGCACTTCCAGCGTCTCACCGGTCTCACCGAGCCAGTACTCGGCAAACTTCTCGTTATAGGCCGCGAAGAGTTCGCGTGCAATGTCATAGGAGGAGTTGAGCAGTTGACGGTCGGCCGCCTGGACCGAGCTCATGGCCGCCCCAGCCAGCAACAACACACCAGCCCAGCGTCCGGAACGTTTGATGAAACCTGACATACAGCCTCCTGTTTGCGGCAATGATCAGCCGACAAAACATCGACTGAAAGAGCAGCAAAGGGTACTGAATTCGGCAGGTTAGAACAATAACTGGTTTAGACGGATTAGCTTATTACTTCAAACTATAACGAATAAGCTACTACTGGCGGGAAGGCAGCCTCGGGGGAGCGGATGCCGCAGGTAGAGGGGTAGTTATCAGGCTTGAGCCTGAGACGGCAGCCAGATATCAGAGCCAATAAAAAACCGGACACTAGGTCCGGTTTTTTACAACTCAGCTAACTCACTCTTCGCCGGCAGCAGCCAGCTCGGGACGGTCAACCAGTTCCACGTAAGCCATGGGGGCAGCATCACCAGCGCGATAACCGCACTTGAGAATACGCACATAACCGCCGGGACGATCGGCATAACGCTTGCCCAGATCGTTGAACAGTTTACCGACCGCTTCTTTGCTGCGGGTACGGTCAAATGCCAGGCGGCGGTTGGCAACCGTGTCATCCTTGGCCAAAGTGATCAGCGGCTCGGCAACGCGGCGCAGTTCCTTGGCTTTCGGCAGGGTTGTTTTGATCATTTCATTCTCGAACAGCGACACCGCCATGTTCTGGAACATGGCCTTGCGGTGTGAACTGGTCCGATTCAGGTGGCGACCACTTTTACGATGACGCATCTCTTAATTCCTCGATGTCGGGACGATCAGGCCGAAACCTTGTCGTCCTTCTTCAAACTAGCAGGCGGCCAGTTATCCAGACGCATACCCAGGGACAGACCACGCGAAGCCAGCACATCCTTGATCTCGGTCAGGGATTTCTTGCCCAGGTTCGGGGTCTTCAGCAGCTCCACTTCGGTACGCTGGATCAGATCGCCAATGTAGTAAATATTTTCCGCTTTCAGACAGTTCGCTGAACGTACAGTCAGCTCCAGGTCATCCACCGGGCGCAACAGGATAGGATCAATTTCATCTTCCTGCTGTTCAACCACCGGCTCCTGATCACCCTTGAGATCAACGAAGGCAGCCAACTGCTGTTGCAGAATAGTGGCTGCGCGACGAATCGCTTCTTCCGGGTCCAGAGTACCGTTGGTTTCCAGATCGATAACCAGTTTGTCCAGGTTGGTGCGCTGCTCAACCCGAGCGCTTTCAACGACGTAGGCCACACGGCGAACGGGGGTGAAGGCTGCATCGAGCTGCAGACGACCAATGGAACGGGTTTCATCGTCATCCGACTGGCGCGCATCCGCCGGCTCGTAACCACGGCCACGGGCAACGCTGATCTTCATGTTCAGAGCGCCATTGTCAGACAAATGCGCAATGAGATGATCCGGATTGACGATTTCGACATCATGATCCACCTGAATGTCAGCGCCAGTCACCGGACCCGGTCCTTTTTTGGACAGAGTCAGAGTCACATGGTCGCGGCCATTCATGATGATTGCCAACCCTTTCAGGTTGAGCAGGATCTCGATGACATCTTCCTGTACGCCTTCGATGGCGCTGTACTCATGCAATACGCCGTCGATTTCCGCCTCTACCACGGCACAACCGGGCATGGACGAGAGCAAAATGCGACGCAGCGCATTGCCCAGGGTATGGCCGAAACCACGCTCCAGCGGCTCAAGAGTGATCTTGGCACGCGTGGGCGAGGATTCCTTTACGTCAATATGACGTGGTGTTAGAAACTCGGTAACCGAACTTTGCATGGGGCACCTTTATGCTGTCTGTCGCTTACTTGGAGTACAGCTCGACGATCAGGTTTTCGTTGATGTCAGCTGACAGGTCACTGCGGCTTGGCAGGTTCTTGAAGACACCTTCCTTCTTGCTGCTGTCGACCTCAATCCACTCCATTTGACCGCGCTGTGCAGCCAGTTCGAGGGCGCTGCTGATACGCAGTTGGTTCTTGGCCTTTTCACGAACCGCAACCACGTCACCAGGGGATACCTGATAAGACGCTACGTTGACGGTCTTGCCGTTGACCATGATTGCCTTGTGCGATACCAGCTGACGTGCTTCGGAGCGGGTAGCACCAAAGCCCATGCGGTAGACCACATTGTCGAGACGACGCTCGAGCAGTTGCAGCAGGTTCTCACCGGTTGCACCTTTGATACGGGCAGCAGCCTTGTAGTAGTTGCTGAACTGACGCTCAAGCACACCGTACATACGACGTACTTTCTGTTTTTCACGAAGCTGTGTGCCGTATTCCGACAAGCGACCGCGACGCTGACCATGTACACCAGGCGGTGTTTCCAGTTTGCACTTGGAATCCAGAGAGCGAGCACCGCTCTTCAGGAACAGATCAGTGCCTTCGCGACGAGACAGCTTACACTTGGGACCAATATAACGAGCCATTTACCGTCTCCTGATTACACGCGGCGCTTTTTGGGCGGGCGACAGCCGTTGTGCGGGATGGGGGTGACATCGGTGATGCCGCTGATCTTGTAACCACAAGAGTTCAGCGCACGTACTGCCGATTCACGACCCGGGCCAGGGCCCTTGACGCACACGTCGAGATTTTTCAGACCGTATTCCAGTGCGGCCTGGCCGGCACGCTCAGCTGCAACCTGGGCAGCAAAGGGCGTGCTCTTGCGCGAGCCACGGAACCCGGAGCCACCAGAAGTGGCCCAGCTCAGGGCGTTGCCCTGGCGGTCAGTGATAGTGATGATTGTGTTGTTAAAAGACGCATGGATGTGCGCGATGCCATCCACGACTGTCTTTTTGACTTTTTTACGTACACGAGAAGCAGGCTTAGCCATATCTGTATATTCCTTCGCGATTACTTACGGATCGGCTTGCGCGGACCCTTGCGGGTACGAGCATTGGTCTTGGTGCGCTGACCACGAACAGGGAGACCCCGACGATGGCGCAGACCACGATAACAGCCAAGATCCATGAGACGCTTGACGTTCATATTGATTGTACGGCGCAGATCACCTTCAGTGGTCAATGAGCCCACCTCGCTGCGCAGCGAATCAATCTGCTCCTCGGACAGATCCTTGATTTTTACACTGGGCTCAATGCCAGTGGCGGCACAGATTTTCTGTGCCCGTGTCTGACCAATACCAAAGATATAGGTCAGTGAGATAACAGTATGTTTGTTATCCGGGATGTTGACGCCTGCAATACGGGCCATCCAATTTACTCCGTCTGACAGCTACCTGACTCAACCCACTCGGGCAGGTTGCGCGAAAAAGGGTGCAGTAGGGTAGCGCTAACAAAAACAAAAATCAACCACCCGGCCATTTTACTGGCCAGGTAGCGGTTATCCTGAGACGTAGTCTGCAATCAGCTAACGGGAAGTATTAACCCTGGCGCTGCTTGTGACGGGGCTCAGCACTGCAAATCACACGAACGCTACCATTGCGGCGGATGACTTTGCAGTTACGGCACAGCTTTTTGACTGATGCTCCAACTTTCATAACGCACTCCTGACATCTGAGTTCAGCGCAGCATGCCGCTGCCGTAGCCCTTCAGATTAGATTTCTTCATTAGAGATTCATACTGCTGCGAAACGAGGTGCGATTGTACTTGCGACATGAAGTCCATAACAACCACTACAACGATCAACAGTGAAGTCCCACCCAGGTAGAAAGGCACATTGGCCGATACCACCAGGAACTGCGGCAACAAACACACCGCTGTCATGTACAACGAACCGAACAGAGTCAAGCGGGTCAGTACGCCATCAATATAGCGCGCGGACTGCTCACCAGGCCGGATACCCGGAATGAAGGCGCCCGACTTCTTGAGGTTGTCGGCCACATCACGCGGGTTGAACATCAAGGCTGTATAGAAGAAGCAGAAGAAAATGATCCCCGCACTAAACAGAATGATATTCAGTGGCTGGCCCGGAGCCAGTGCCTGGGAAATGCCTTGCAGCCAACCCATGCTCTCGTTCTGACCGAACCAGGTTCCCAATGACGCCGGGAACAACAAAATACTGCTGGCAAAGATTGCCGGGATAACACCCGCCATATTCACCTTGAGCGGCAAATGACTGGTCTGCGCGGCAAATACCTTGCGACCTTGTTGCCGTTTGGCATAGTTCACCGTAATTCGGCGTTGCCCACGTTCAACAAAGACCACGAAAGCGACCATCGCAACCGCCAGCACAGCAATCACAATAAGCAGGAAAATATTGATATCCCCCTGCCTTGCCGACTCGAACGATTGCCCGACGGCCGTTGGCAGTCCGGCAACGATACCGGCGAAAATCAGCATCGAAATGCCGTTGCCGATCCCGCGCTCGGTAATCTGCTCACCCAGCCACATCATGAACATGGCACCGGATACAAAGGTCGTGATAGCGATGAAGTAGAAGCCGAACCCTGTGTTGAATGCAACACCCTGACTCGACAGCCCTACCGACATCCCGATCGCCTGGACAAACGCCAGTACCAGCGTCAGATAACGCGTGTACTGGGCAATTTTCCGCCGCCCCGACTCCCCTTCCTTCTTCAACTGTTCCAGTTGCGGATTCACCGCTGTCATCAACTGCATGATGATGGACGCGGAGATATACGGCATGATGCCCAGAGCGAAAATACTCATTCGCTCCAGGGCACCACCCGAGAACATGTTGAACAGGCTGAGGATAGTACCTTCGTTCTGCCTGAACAGCTCAGCAAGACGATCCGGATTGATACCGGGAACCGGGATATGCGCCCCGATCCGGTACACGATGATCGCCAGGAACAGGAAGCGCAAGCGCCCCCAGAGTTCGCTGAGCCCGCCTTGCTTCATTCCGGGAAGAGCG
This sequence is a window from Halopseudomonas salegens. Protein-coding genes within it:
- the rplQ gene encoding 50S ribosomal protein L17 translates to MRHRKSGRHLNRTSSHRKAMFQNMAVSLFENEMIKTTLPKAKELRRVAEPLITLAKDDTVANRRLAFDRTRSKEAVGKLFNDLGKRYADRPGGYVRILKCGYRAGDAAPMAYVELVDRPELAAAGEE
- the rpsD gene encoding 30S ribosomal protein S4; the protein is MARYIGPKCKLSRREGTDLFLKSGARSLDSKCKLETPPGVHGQRRGRLSEYGTQLREKQKVRRMYGVLERQFSNYYKAAARIKGATGENLLQLLERRLDNVVYRMGFGATRSEARQLVSHKAIMVNGKTVNVASYQVSPGDVVAVREKAKNQLRISSALELAAQRGQMEWIEVDSSKKEGVFKNLPSRSDLSADINENLIVELYSK
- the secY gene encoding preprotein translocase subunit SecY translates to MAKQGALPGMKQGGLSELWGRLRFLFLAIIVYRIGAHIPVPGINPDRLAELFRQNEGTILSLFNMFSGGALERMSIFALGIMPYISASIIMQLMTAVNPQLEQLKKEGESGRRKIAQYTRYLTLVLAFVQAIGMSVGLSSQGVAFNTGFGFYFIAITTFVSGAMFMMWLGEQITERGIGNGISMLIFAGIVAGLPTAVGQSFESARQGDINIFLLIVIAVLAVAMVAFVVFVERGQRRITVNYAKRQQGRKVFAAQTSHLPLKVNMAGVIPAIFASSILLFPASLGTWFGQNESMGWLQGISQALAPGQPLNIILFSAGIIFFCFFYTALMFNPRDVADNLKKSGAFIPGIRPGEQSARYIDGVLTRLTLFGSLYMTAVCLLPQFLVVSANVPFYLGGTSLLIVVVVVMDFMSQVQSHLVSQQYESLMKKSNLKGYGSGMLR
- the cysP gene encoding thiosulfate ABC transporter substrate-binding protein CysP is translated as MSSVQAADRQLLNSSYDIARELFAAYNEKFAEYWLGETGETLEVRQSHGGSSRQAQAIIQGLRADIVTYNQVTDVDILHERGNLIPADWRERLPNASSPYYSTMAFMVREGNPKNIQNWDDLAREDVSSVLPNPKTSGNGRYTYLAALGYAQQTFGDDQEKIDNFLRTMLGNVAVFDTGGRGATTTFVERGIGDVLLTFESEVNNIADTHPEHGFQVVVPKVSFLAEFPVTWIDSNVERNGNEELAKTYLEYLYSEDSQRLLAGFNYRVHNETVQAEFAERFPELQLLPIEEIAGDWPTAMEEHFANGAKLDQLQRR
- the rpsM gene encoding 30S ribosomal protein S13, which produces MARIAGVNIPDNKHTVISLTYIFGIGQTRAQKICAATGIEPSVKIKDLSEEQIDSLRSEVGSLTTEGDLRRTINMNVKRLMDLGCYRGLRHRRGLPVRGQRTKTNARTRKGPRKPIRK
- the rpsK gene encoding 30S ribosomal protein S11 is translated as MAKPASRVRKKVKKTVVDGIAHIHASFNNTIITITDRQGNALSWATSGGSGFRGSRKSTPFAAQVAAERAGQAALEYGLKNLDVCVKGPGPGRESAVRALNSCGYKISGITDVTPIPHNGCRPPKKRRV
- the rpmJ gene encoding 50S ribosomal protein L36, yielding MKVGASVKKLCRNCKVIRRNGSVRVICSAEPRHKQRQG
- a CDS encoding DNA-directed RNA polymerase subunit alpha, with the protein product MQSSVTEFLTPRHIDVKESSPTRAKITLEPLERGFGHTLGNALRRILLSSMPGCAVVEAEIDGVLHEYSAIEGVQEDVIEILLNLKGLAIIMNGRDHVTLTLSKKGPGPVTGADIQVDHDVEIVNPDHLIAHLSDNGALNMKISVARGRGYEPADARQSDDDETRSIGRLQLDAAFTPVRRVAYVVESARVEQRTNLDKLVIDLETNGTLDPEEAIRRAATILQQQLAAFVDLKGDQEPVVEQQEDEIDPILLRPVDDLELTVRSANCLKAENIYYIGDLIQRTEVELLKTPNLGKKSLTEIKDVLASRGLSLGMRLDNWPPASLKKDDKVSA